One window of the Chitinophaga niabensis genome contains the following:
- a CDS encoding FecR family protein, whose protein sequence is MDIEQIKKVLERYTQNKCTAEEIKIIEQWFASINQHRSAMIEDDFLKEQLEEVRMRIHDQINTPIVEMPVRQRNWRPWIYTGAAAMITGVIAFTLLYRSMPASHPVNPLHPAVQSAVVKANKVIRNGYVEVSTTKGSTEKVVLADGSTIIVNSSSRVRYPEKFSGKTRSIYLDEGEAFFKVAEDPAHPFVVHSGDIATTALGTSFNIRAYSREKKITVALLTGKVKIDHATSEEPVILNPSERLSYDKVSLSMAKTTFEKEDDIVGWKHGFLVFKDASYDELVNEIENRYNVTVINECEEKEWNYTGFFKDENLQEIIETICLTKNINYTIKNDTIFLKCKN, encoded by the coding sequence GTGGATATTGAACAGATCAAAAAAGTCCTGGAAAGGTATACACAAAACAAGTGTACTGCCGAAGAGATCAAGATCATCGAGCAATGGTTTGCGAGCATCAATCAGCACCGGTCCGCCATGATCGAAGACGATTTCCTCAAGGAACAACTGGAAGAGGTCAGGATGCGCATCCACGACCAGATCAATACACCGATCGTGGAAATGCCCGTCCGCCAAAGGAACTGGCGCCCCTGGATCTATACCGGCGCTGCTGCCATGATCACAGGTGTGATAGCATTTACTTTATTATACAGATCTATGCCTGCCAGTCATCCTGTAAACCCACTCCATCCAGCCGTACAATCTGCTGTGGTAAAAGCAAATAAAGTGATTAGGAATGGCTACGTAGAAGTCTCTACCACCAAGGGCTCCACAGAAAAGGTTGTACTGGCAGATGGTTCCACCATCATCGTCAACTCCTCCTCCAGGGTGCGTTATCCTGAAAAATTCTCCGGCAAAACCCGCAGCATTTACCTGGATGAAGGAGAGGCCTTCTTCAAAGTAGCCGAAGATCCTGCACATCCTTTTGTGGTACACAGCGGGGATATTGCCACCACGGCATTAGGTACTTCCTTCAACATCAGAGCTTACTCACGCGAGAAAAAGATCACGGTAGCATTGCTCACCGGTAAAGTAAAAATAGACCATGCAACGAGTGAAGAACCAGTGATATTGAACCCCAGCGAGCGTTTAAGCTACGACAAAGTATCACTTAGCATGGCCAAAACCACCTTTGAGAAAGAAGACGATATCGTAGGATGGAAACACGGATTCCTTGTGTTCAAAGATGCCAGCTATGATGAACTGGTGAACGAAATAGAGAACAGGTACAACGTAACCGTGATCAATGAATGTGAAGAGAAAGAGTGGAATTACACGGGCTTCTTTAAAGATGAGAATCTGCAGGAAATTATAGAAACCATTTGCTTAACCAAAAACATAAACTACACGATCAAGAACGACACAATTTTCCTTAAATGCAAAAACTAG
- a CDS encoding SusC/RagA family TonB-linked outer membrane protein, translating into MKKCLRLLSLVTLALAVTLAAPYTASANAESQDTKNVSLTIQVRNKNMEEVFTEISSKTGLSFHYDKSDLNLKKKINLNCVKQPIDEVLALLAEQTGLKFTRKNSKIIVNQEQHNGSLTTVTLMNGGNLAEKEIRGTVKDAKGAGLPGVTVVIKNTNRGTQTQANGNFVLTANPGDILVFRFLGFTSQEVAVGSGDVYDVVLEENSRSLSEFVVTALGIQRKSKELTYSTQQLNNEDLSRVKDVNVINSLAGKAAGVTIGRSASGLGGTARVIMRGNKSTRENQPLYIIDGVPLANFSPSQPANSFGQSSDIQSGAGRDGGDGISNINPDDIETINILKGASAAALYGSQAANGVIIITTKKGRAGRTKIDFSSDATFESPFLLPDLQYRYGQTPGGSGAGDNQSWGPKVSNVKEHAKDFFNTGSTYTNSIALSGGNEIAQSYFSYSNTSSKGIIPTAKLNRHTFNFRETLKLLNDKLTVDANITFLAQNAKNRPGVGLYFNPLTGLYLLPRGIDFDKYKTYEYFDKSRNMPLQDWWNINNEKGWAGDADQQNPYWILNRNQRTEMRNRGMASLSLKYQLLDWLSVQARGSFDKSYDEYEMKAHASTQATLAPTNGRYTFEREFNTQLYGDLILSANKKLSDHLSISGNLGSSITDLKARDRILSDVNWSSNPGLVYANKFQLTNIDPLALTQIQGVDRKQTQALFANVQLGLNDYLFLDVTGRNDWSSTLAFTPKDKGGYFYYSAGVTAVLSEMAKLPEVINFAKVRFSYARVGNEVQPYFSRPADFNMQIVGGRHELNTNIRAPYPGTFLEPEDNRSIEAGLEVRLFNDKLSLDLTWYKNNNFKQYMEIQAPSGSDYQVYYVNMGNIQNQGIEGMLTVVPVRTKAFSWTSNINFSANKNTIIKLSDDNIAGADASSRFQLTQFGSNMYGSFIQEGGSWGDIYTNRALRRNAQGAYILNATGDGLSDSIPANANANFYVIGNPNPKFNLGWNNTFDYKQFSLSFLIDGRFGGKVMSMTQAILDGYGVSEASAQARDNGGVSLNAVTQDGKPFTGKLDAKKFYQSVGGRAGVGDFYMYDATNIRLRELAVSYKIPVKSKYIRNLQIGVIGRNLFFFKNDAPFDPEVSAGGNNSLQGIDVFGQPATRSFGASLKVGL; encoded by the coding sequence ATGAAAAAATGCTTACGCCTTCTATCACTAGTGACTCTTGCGTTGGCCGTTACACTGGCGGCTCCTTACACCGCCAGTGCTAATGCCGAGTCGCAGGATACTAAAAACGTCAGTCTCACCATCCAGGTCAGGAATAAGAACATGGAAGAGGTGTTTACTGAAATTTCCTCGAAAACAGGGCTCAGTTTCCATTACGACAAATCCGATCTGAATCTCAAAAAGAAGATTAACCTGAACTGTGTGAAGCAACCCATTGATGAGGTGCTGGCACTGCTCGCGGAACAAACCGGACTGAAATTTACGAGAAAAAACAGTAAAATCATAGTAAATCAGGAACAACATAACGGTTCGTTAACTACCGTTACCCTGATGAACGGTGGCAATTTAGCTGAAAAAGAGATCCGCGGTACCGTAAAGGACGCGAAAGGTGCCGGCCTTCCCGGCGTAACGGTTGTGATCAAAAACACCAACAGGGGCACCCAAACTCAGGCCAACGGTAATTTTGTATTAACCGCCAACCCCGGCGACATCCTGGTATTCCGTTTTTTGGGGTTTACCAGTCAGGAAGTAGCTGTTGGCAGTGGTGATGTATATGACGTAGTACTGGAAGAGAACAGCCGTTCCCTCAGTGAATTTGTTGTAACGGCTTTGGGTATTCAGCGTAAATCCAAAGAACTCACTTACTCTACCCAACAATTGAATAACGAAGATCTTTCCCGCGTGAAAGATGTGAACGTGATCAATAGCCTGGCTGGTAAAGCTGCCGGTGTAACAATTGGCCGCAGTGCCTCAGGTCTTGGTGGAACCGCCCGCGTGATCATGCGCGGTAACAAATCCACCCGCGAAAATCAACCCCTGTATATCATAGACGGGGTGCCATTGGCTAACTTTTCTCCTTCCCAACCCGCCAACTCATTCGGCCAGTCATCTGATATCCAGAGTGGTGCCGGTCGTGATGGGGGAGACGGTATCTCCAACATCAATCCGGACGATATTGAAACCATCAATATCCTGAAAGGAGCTTCCGCAGCTGCATTATATGGAAGCCAGGCCGCAAATGGTGTGATCATCATCACCACCAAAAAAGGCCGCGCAGGAAGAACCAAAATCGACTTTTCTTCAGACGCTACTTTCGAATCTCCCTTCTTATTACCTGATCTGCAATACAGGTACGGTCAAACGCCCGGAGGCTCAGGAGCTGGTGATAACCAGAGCTGGGGTCCTAAAGTTTCCAACGTAAAAGAACACGCAAAAGATTTTTTCAACACAGGTTCAACTTATACCAATAGTATTGCACTCAGCGGCGGTAACGAAATTGCCCAGTCTTATTTCTCCTACTCCAATACCAGCAGCAAAGGCATCATTCCTACCGCTAAACTCAACAGGCATACCTTCAATTTCCGCGAAACACTGAAGCTGCTCAACGATAAGTTAACGGTTGATGCGAACATCACTTTCCTCGCACAAAATGCAAAGAACAGGCCAGGCGTAGGCCTTTATTTCAACCCGCTCACCGGTTTGTACTTATTGCCACGCGGTATTGATTTCGATAAATACAAAACATACGAATATTTCGACAAGAGCAGGAACATGCCCCTGCAGGACTGGTGGAACATCAACAACGAAAAAGGATGGGCCGGTGATGCTGACCAGCAGAACCCTTACTGGATTCTGAACAGGAACCAGCGTACAGAAATGCGTAATCGTGGTATGGCTTCCCTCTCCCTCAAATATCAACTGCTGGATTGGTTAAGCGTACAGGCCCGCGGTAGCTTTGATAAGAGTTACGATGAGTACGAGATGAAAGCTCATGCCAGCACGCAAGCCACACTCGCACCCACCAATGGCCGCTATACTTTTGAAAGAGAATTCAACACCCAGTTGTATGGCGACCTGATCCTCTCTGCCAATAAAAAACTCAGTGATCACCTGAGCATCAGCGGTAACCTGGGTTCCAGCATTACCGACCTGAAAGCGCGCGACAGGATACTCTCCGATGTGAACTGGAGTTCCAATCCAGGTCTTGTTTACGCCAACAAATTCCAGTTAACCAATATCGATCCATTAGCTTTAACACAGATCCAGGGCGTGGACCGTAAACAAACACAAGCACTGTTTGCCAACGTACAACTCGGATTGAATGACTACCTTTTCCTGGATGTGACCGGCCGTAACGACTGGTCCAGCACACTGGCTTTTACACCGAAAGATAAAGGAGGATACTTTTATTACTCTGCAGGTGTAACCGCTGTATTAAGCGAAATGGCGAAACTGCCGGAGGTGATCAACTTTGCGAAAGTAAGGTTCTCTTACGCCAGGGTAGGTAATGAAGTACAACCTTACTTCTCCCGCCCCGCAGATTTTAATATGCAGATCGTAGGTGGCCGTCATGAGCTGAACACCAATATCCGCGCACCTTATCCCGGCACCTTCCTGGAACCGGAAGATAACCGCTCCATTGAAGCAGGCCTGGAAGTTCGTTTGTTCAACGACAAACTTTCACTGGACCTTACCTGGTACAAGAACAACAACTTCAAACAGTACATGGAGATCCAGGCACCATCTGGTAGTGATTACCAGGTGTACTACGTGAACATGGGTAATATCCAGAACCAGGGTATAGAAGGTATGTTAACAGTTGTACCTGTCAGAACAAAAGCTTTCAGCTGGACTTCCAACATCAACTTCTCTGCCAATAAGAATACCATCATCAAATTGTCTGACGATAACATTGCAGGCGCAGATGCTTCCAGCCGTTTTCAGCTCACACAGTTTGGTTCCAATATGTATGGTTCCTTTATCCAGGAAGGCGGTTCTTGGGGTGATATTTACACCAACCGTGCACTTCGCAGGAATGCACAAGGTGCTTACATCCTGAACGCAACCGGAGACGGGCTTTCTGATAGTATCCCTGCAAACGCAAATGCTAACTTTTATGTGATCGGTAATCCCAATCCCAAATTCAACCTGGGTTGGAACAACACCTTTGATTACAAGCAATTCTCCCTCAGCTTCCTGATCGATGGCCGCTTTGGTGGTAAAGTAATGAGTATGACGCAAGCCATCCTCGATGGTTATGGCGTGAGTGAAGCTTCTGCACAGGCAAGGGACAATGGTGGCGTAAGCCTGAATGCTGTAACGCAGGATGGTAAACCATTCACCGGCAAACTGGACGCCAAGAAATTCTATCAGTCCGTTGGCGGACGTGCAGGCGTGGGCGATTTTTACATGTACGATGCTACCAATATCCGTTTACGTGAATTGGCAGTGAGTTATAAGATACCGGTTAAATCCAAATACATCCGTAACCTCCAGATCGGTGTGATAGGCCGCAACCTGTTCTTCTTCAAGAACGATGCGCCATTTGATCCTGAAGTAAGTGCTGGCGGTAACAACAGCCTGCAGGGTATAGATGTTTTTGGCCAGCCTGCCACACGCAGTTTCGGAGCAAGCCTGAAAGTAGGATTATAA
- a CDS encoding RagB/SusD family nutrient uptake outer membrane protein translates to MMRTFKYKLTRSLAIAGLSSILLSACTKDFERINTNPYGMSKDELKADFRLVGEPFRQIQFNIFAVQPGWVMQVQQNLQGDIFSGYMGVPGPFGNFGNNNSTYNLTDGWNQVMWGCAYGSYIDAPNIAVMPIATRITKLAGTEFNDFKAWLQILKVATMHRISDVYGPIIYTKYGVINPDKSIDYDSQKDAYYAFFADLNSAITTLTPLANDPLKPFARFDLTYDGSYKPWIKFANSLRLRLAIRIAKVDPVKAKQEGEAALANPVGLMTVPLDDARINIAPVEHPYNAFSDSWNDIRMGAPMESILTGYNDPRIKLYFKTAAAKPDGYKGVRTGIALPSKMYEDYSRLATFPSRMQLMTAAEVWFLKAEAALNGWAGAGSAATNYENGVKTSFEQYGIAGQATAYLADNTSKAAPYTDLKNAANNVPAGDPYLSTVTIRWEEGDGAARKLERIITQKWIAMFPEGQEAWTEFRRTGYPKLFPVVVNNSGGKIPTATFVRRINFVTTEYATNAKGVERAVTLLGGPDNGGTRLWWDKP, encoded by the coding sequence ATGATGAGAACGTTTAAATACAAACTTACCCGGAGTCTGGCCATAGCAGGGCTGAGTAGCATATTGCTCAGTGCCTGTACAAAAGATTTCGAGCGTATCAATACAAATCCCTACGGAATGAGTAAAGACGAACTGAAAGCAGATTTCAGACTAGTCGGTGAACCATTCCGCCAGATACAGTTCAATATTTTCGCCGTACAACCAGGTTGGGTAATGCAGGTGCAACAGAACCTGCAGGGAGATATTTTCTCCGGCTATATGGGTGTGCCCGGTCCTTTTGGAAACTTCGGTAACAATAATTCTACCTATAACCTCACAGATGGCTGGAACCAGGTGATGTGGGGATGTGCTTACGGTTCTTATATAGATGCACCAAACATCGCTGTAATGCCCATCGCCACGCGTATCACAAAACTGGCAGGTACGGAGTTCAATGATTTCAAAGCCTGGCTGCAGATCCTGAAAGTGGCTACCATGCACCGCATCAGCGATGTATACGGCCCGATCATCTATACCAAATATGGTGTGATCAATCCCGATAAAAGCATCGATTATGACTCTCAGAAAGATGCCTACTATGCATTTTTTGCAGACCTCAATTCAGCTATCACTACTTTAACGCCACTGGCGAACGATCCGCTGAAACCTTTTGCCCGCTTTGATCTCACATACGATGGTTCTTACAAACCATGGATCAAATTTGCGAATTCCCTGCGTCTCCGTTTGGCTATCCGCATTGCAAAGGTAGATCCTGTAAAAGCAAAACAGGAAGGTGAAGCCGCACTGGCCAACCCTGTAGGCCTGATGACTGTACCGCTTGATGATGCCCGCATCAATATTGCACCTGTAGAACATCCCTACAACGCTTTCAGCGATAGCTGGAACGATATCAGGATGGGGGCGCCCATGGAATCTATCCTCACAGGTTACAACGATCCCCGTATCAAATTATACTTCAAAACCGCTGCGGCTAAACCTGACGGTTACAAAGGTGTAAGAACAGGTATTGCATTGCCTTCAAAGATGTATGAAGATTATTCCAGGCTGGCCACTTTCCCTTCCAGGATGCAGTTAATGACTGCTGCGGAAGTATGGTTCCTGAAAGCAGAAGCTGCATTGAATGGCTGGGCAGGTGCAGGATCAGCTGCAACCAATTATGAGAACGGTGTAAAAACTTCGTTTGAACAATATGGCATTGCCGGCCAGGCTACAGCTTACCTGGCAGATAATACCAGCAAGGCCGCGCCGTATACAGATCTGAAGAACGCAGCGAACAATGTACCTGCCGGAGATCCTTATCTCAGCACGGTTACTATTCGTTGGGAAGAAGGAGATGGTGCAGCCAGGAAACTGGAGCGCATCATCACCCAAAAATGGATCGCGATGTTCCCGGAAGGGCAGGAGGCATGGACGGAATTCCGCCGTACCGGTTATCCTAAATTGTTCCCGGTTGTAGTGAACAACAGTGGAGGAAAGATCCCCACTGCCACATTCGTTCGCCGGATCAATTTTGTAACCACAGAATATGCCACTAACGCGAAAGGTGTGGAAAGAGCAGTTACTTTACTAGGTGGCCCGGACAACGGGGGAACCCGTCTCTGGTGGGACAAGCCATAA
- a CDS encoding AraC family transcriptional regulator, producing the protein MKPILIKVGAFADNQITIIERCDPHFNTPFHFHPECELVYVTESHGKRIVGDSIESFDVGDMVFLGPNIPHVWYNDEGYHKNDESLKARSVVIYFPKDIFGDKFYGLPETKALTDLFHRAQRGMKIIGNTQDVLRNEILSLPKKEGLERIIALLQILKTLSETKDCYYLASTGYSHAYNVKDNHKIDEVFKYVMNNFSKEISLQDVASITNLSPQSFCRFFKNRTKKSFVQFLNEVRIGHACKRLTEEDWSIAEIAYSCGFKNLSNFNRFFKEIVGKTPKEYKNELRLKEN; encoded by the coding sequence ATGAAACCCATTCTAATAAAAGTGGGAGCCTTTGCCGACAACCAGATCACTATAATTGAACGTTGTGATCCGCATTTTAATACACCTTTCCATTTTCATCCCGAATGCGAACTGGTGTATGTTACCGAGAGTCATGGTAAGCGGATTGTGGGGGACAGCATTGAAAGCTTTGACGTAGGAGATATGGTATTCCTCGGGCCTAATATTCCACATGTGTGGTATAATGACGAGGGTTATCATAAAAATGACGAATCGCTGAAGGCACGCTCCGTGGTGATCTATTTCCCTAAAGACATCTTTGGCGACAAATTTTATGGTTTACCGGAAACCAAGGCCCTTACCGACCTTTTTCATCGTGCCCAACGTGGGATGAAGATCATTGGCAATACGCAGGATGTTTTGCGTAATGAGATATTGTCTCTTCCTAAAAAAGAGGGGCTGGAGCGGATCATTGCTTTGCTGCAGATCCTGAAAACCCTGTCTGAAACCAAGGATTGTTATTACCTGGCCAGTACGGGATATTCACATGCTTATAATGTAAAGGATAATCATAAGATAGATGAGGTGTTCAAATACGTGATGAACAACTTCTCCAAGGAGATCTCCCTGCAGGATGTTGCGAGTATCACTAATCTGTCGCCGCAGTCTTTCTGCCGTTTTTTCAAGAACAGAACGAAGAAGTCTTTTGTACAGTTCCTGAATGAAGTGAGGATTGGGCATGCCTGCAAGCGGTTGACGGAGGAGGATTGGTCTATTGCTGAGATTGCGTATTCGTGTGGATTTAAGAACCTCTCGAACTTTAACCGGTTCTTTAAGGAGATAGTGGGCAAAACGCCGAAGGAGTATAAGAATGAATTGCGGTTAAAGGAGAATTAG
- a CDS encoding LacI family DNA-binding transcriptional regulator, producing MKGISIKDIAKQAGVSPTTVSFVLNGKAKEKRISEQVSKKILKLAAKLKYKPNQLARGLRTGKTKTIGLIVEDIANNFFANVAKIVEEEADKFGYKVLYGSTEDNLAKAKGLLEVLEYRQVDGYIITPTPNLDKEIEMLKNARKPMVLMDRYLPQIPTNYVMVDNFQGGYDVAEYLLKLGYSKIALVTTTSEQIQMKERLNGFTAAMKVHQASFPRKMLKKIPFSGTREQAVDQISDFIKTIPDLDAIFFATNYLGVYGIESVKQLGMTIGEDIALVSFDDHDLFRLHTPSITCVAQPIHDIARNLIQVLMNELNDNNHQLNQVVLPATLIKRESCSKRVKVVAG from the coding sequence ATGAAAGGTATATCAATCAAAGATATTGCAAAACAGGCAGGGGTATCCCCTACAACGGTTTCCTTCGTCCTCAATGGCAAAGCTAAGGAAAAGCGGATCAGTGAGCAGGTGAGCAAAAAGATCCTGAAACTGGCTGCAAAACTGAAGTATAAGCCCAACCAGCTCGCAAGAGGCCTGCGTACCGGCAAAACCAAAACCATCGGCCTTATCGTGGAGGACATCGCCAACAACTTCTTTGCCAATGTGGCCAAGATTGTGGAGGAAGAAGCAGATAAATTCGGTTATAAGGTACTGTACGGCAGCACGGAAGACAATCTCGCCAAAGCCAAAGGCCTCCTGGAAGTATTGGAATACCGCCAGGTAGATGGATATATCATTACGCCCACGCCCAACCTGGATAAGGAAATAGAAATGCTCAAGAATGCCCGGAAGCCCATGGTGCTGATGGACCGTTATCTTCCCCAGATCCCTACCAATTATGTAATGGTAGACAATTTCCAGGGCGGGTACGATGTGGCGGAATATCTCCTGAAGCTCGGATATAGTAAAATAGCGCTGGTGACCACCACCTCTGAGCAGATCCAGATGAAGGAACGGCTCAACGGATTCACCGCTGCCATGAAAGTACACCAGGCCAGCTTCCCCCGGAAAATGCTCAAAAAGATCCCTTTTTCCGGTACCCGGGAACAGGCCGTGGACCAGATCTCGGATTTTATCAAAACCATCCCTGACCTGGATGCCATTTTCTTCGCCACCAACTATCTCGGCGTTTATGGCATCGAAAGCGTAAAACAATTGGGCATGACAATAGGAGAGGACATTGCGCTTGTTAGTTTTGACGATCACGATCTTTTCCGGCTTCACACACCAAGTATCACCTGTGTGGCACAACCCATCCATGATATCGCCCGGAATCTGATCCAGGTGCTCATGAACGAACTCAATGATAATAATCACCAGCTAAACCAGGTAGTGCTGCCTGCTACACTCATTAAAAGAGAAAGCTGCAGCAAACGCGTGAAAGTGGTAGCCGGGTAA